In one Burkholderiales bacterium GJ-E10 genomic region, the following are encoded:
- a CDS encoding endonuclease III, protein MFAAFARANPHPESELHYSTPFELLVAVVLSAQATDKSVNAATAKLFPHANTPAAIAALGEEALAAHIRTIGLYRAKARNVVALSRRILEQHGGQVPRDRAALEALPGVGRKTANVVLNVAFGEPTIAVDTHCFRVANRTGLAPGKTVRAVEEGLLRVVPAEYRNHAHHWLILHGRYVCKARKPECWRCIVAAQCGYEPKTPAPK, encoded by the coding sequence ATGTTTGCCGCCTTCGCGCGCGCCAACCCGCATCCCGAGAGCGAGTTGCACTATTCCACGCCCTTCGAACTGCTCGTCGCGGTCGTGCTCTCGGCACAGGCAACCGACAAGTCGGTCAACGCCGCGACGGCAAAACTGTTCCCGCACGCGAACACGCCCGCGGCGATTGCCGCCCTGGGCGAGGAAGCGCTGGCGGCCCATATCCGCACGATCGGGCTGTACCGCGCCAAGGCGCGCAACGTCGTCGCGCTTTCCCGCCGGATCCTCGAACAGCACGGCGGACAGGTACCCCGCGATCGCGCCGCGCTGGAGGCCCTGCCGGGCGTGGGTCGAAAGACGGCCAACGTGGTCCTCAATGTCGCCTTCGGAGAACCGACGATCGCCGTCGACACGCACTGCTTCCGCGTCGCCAACCGCACCGGACTTGCGCCGGGAAAGACCGTGCGGGCGGTCGAGGAAGGACTGCTGCGCGTGGTCCCGGCGGAATACCGCAACCACGCCCACCATTGGCTGATCCTCCATGGGCGCTACGTATGCAAGGCGCGCAAGCCCGAATGCTGGCGCTGCATCGTCGCGGCGCAATGCGGGTACGAGCCGAAGACGCCGGCGCCGAAGTAG
- a CDS encoding electron transport complex, RnfABCDGE type, B subunit, translating into MNAPDAGDHAPCSPAPATASAPAIAESRKSHAVVPDWHSHRFLGLARIDESRCIGCMLCIRACPVDAIVGRARRMHTVLAAECTGCGLCLPPCPMDCIALMPTQPPRAWTEGDALRADARTQARVQRIARESREPTKRRPGSGNLDLGAQDGATIGPEEIRQGRHILQQAMERARARRAAR; encoded by the coding sequence TTGAACGCACCGGACGCGGGCGACCACGCGCCGTGCAGCCCCGCCCCTGCGACGGCATCGGCTCCGGCCATCGCGGAAAGTAGGAAGAGCCACGCCGTCGTACCCGACTGGCATTCTCATCGCTTTCTCGGGCTTGCCCGCATCGACGAATCGCGCTGTATCGGCTGCATGCTCTGCATCCGCGCGTGCCCCGTCGATGCGATCGTCGGAAGGGCGCGGCGCATGCATACGGTGCTGGCCGCCGAATGCACCGGCTGCGGCCTGTGCCTGCCGCCGTGTCCGATGGACTGCATTGCGCTGATGCCCACCCAGCCGCCCCGCGCCTGGACGGAGGGCGACGCGCTGCGCGCGGACGCCCGGACGCAGGCGCGCGTGCAACGCATCGCGCGGGAAAGCCGGGAACCGACGAAACGCCGACCCGGCTCCGGCAACCTCGACCTGGGCGCGCAGGACGGGGCGACGATCGGCCCGGAGGAGATCCGGCAGGGCCGCCACATCCTGCAGCAGGCGATGGAGCGCGCGCGCGCACGCCGGGCCGCCCGATGA